Proteins from a genomic interval of Desulfofustis limnaeus:
- the rarD gene encoding EamA family transporter RarD — MTSRDDTVSSGRGILAAGGSYLIWGVLPVYWKLLDQVDSLYILAHRMFWSLLVTVLLLLLLGKLTGLRALFADRRVVAGSTFSGMLLGVNWFIYIWAVNSGHIVEASLGYYINPLVTVVLAVLVLRERLRLGQIGALALAVCGVVYLTVVYGRFPWIALTLAMTFAVYGLLHKTTRVAPLEGLFVETLVFLIPAGVLVFYNELSGTGVFFSGGWQRAALLAATGVITTVPLLLFAYAAHSIRLSLLGILQYLAPTLNLLIGVFIYQEDFPWSRAVGFFMVWGALLVFLGESLLNRVRLKKARLSR; from the coding sequence ATGACGAGCCGGGATGACACGGTCAGTTCCGGGCGCGGCATACTGGCGGCGGGGGGCTCGTATCTCATCTGGGGGGTACTGCCGGTTTACTGGAAGCTGCTCGATCAGGTCGATTCTTTATACATCCTCGCTCATCGGATGTTCTGGTCGCTGCTTGTCACGGTGCTGCTTCTGCTCCTGCTGGGCAAACTGACCGGGCTTCGCGCACTCTTTGCAGACCGTCGTGTCGTTGCCGGTTCGACCTTCAGCGGCATGCTTCTCGGGGTAAACTGGTTTATTTATATCTGGGCGGTCAACAGCGGCCATATCGTCGAGGCCAGTCTCGGGTATTACATCAATCCCCTGGTGACGGTTGTCCTGGCCGTCCTCGTTTTGCGGGAGCGGTTACGGTTGGGGCAGATTGGGGCCCTGGCCCTGGCCGTCTGCGGTGTTGTTTATTTGACTGTGGTCTATGGTCGTTTCCCTTGGATCGCTCTGACCTTGGCCATGACTTTCGCCGTCTACGGATTACTGCATAAGACCACCAGGGTGGCACCGCTGGAAGGGCTGTTTGTGGAGACGCTGGTCTTCCTGATCCCCGCCGGGGTGCTGGTTTTTTATAACGAATTGTCGGGAACCGGCGTCTTTTTCAGCGGCGGCTGGCAGCGTGCCGCATTGTTGGCGGCGACCGGGGTGATAACCACGGTACCATTGCTGCTTTTCGCATACGCTGCTCATTCAATCCGACTTTCTTTGCTCGGTATCTTGCAGTACCTGGCACCGACCCTGAACCTGCTCATCGGTGTCTTTATCTATCAAGAAGATTTTCCCTGGAGCCGGGCGGTGGGCTTTTTTATGGTTTGGGGCGCGCTCCTGGTTTTTCTCGGCGAAAGCCTGCTCAACCGCGTACGGCTCAAAAAAGCCCGCCTGTCACGATGA
- a CDS encoding FHA domain-containing protein, which translates to MNRKEQIIERFIPIAALETLTAEAADAVPQPQLLQGLVAVRQVPFRVGRESRVKKVNGRLERIERPKMDDREPNNDLYLVDHGQLLNISREHLLIDVVGSSFVLVDRGSACGTKINDEPIGGEDQGGTRSLNDGDIITVGTMESPYRYRFHDLRGFIVSLTPGR; encoded by the coding sequence ATGAACAGGAAAGAACAGATTATCGAACGTTTCATACCCATTGCCGCCTTGGAAACGCTGACTGCCGAGGCAGCGGATGCGGTACCGCAACCACAGTTGCTGCAGGGATTGGTCGCTGTCAGGCAGGTCCCGTTTCGGGTCGGTAGAGAGTCGCGGGTTAAAAAGGTCAATGGAAGACTTGAACGGATCGAACGGCCCAAGATGGACGATCGAGAACCGAACAATGATCTCTACCTGGTCGACCATGGTCAATTACTTAATATCTCGCGGGAGCACCTGCTGATCGATGTGGTTGGCTCCTCTTTTGTCCTGGTTGATCGGGGGAGTGCCTGCGGCACGAAAATCAATGATGAACCGATTGGCGGGGAGGATCAGGGCGGCACACGTTCCCTGAACGATGGCGACATCATTACCGTTGGCACCATGGAGAGCCCGTATCGCTATCGGTTCCATGACCTGCGCGGGTTTATCGTCAGCTTGACGCCCGGCCGGTAG
- a CDS encoding cytochrome c biogenesis CcdA family protein encodes MDIQAWASGGLGQLAGWLQVGYAFGAGMVSAVNPCGFAMLPVYLSLYLGAGDEHFKDRSWFFRLSRAVGVAAVVSGGYGLLFGLIGMVVSAGGSLLLGVLPWFSVVIGATLIILGILLLFGRHLSLDSMVRLSGRIGDPRNISIRGFFLFGLAFGATSLGCTLPIFLVVVGGALTSGDFVAGMVQFLWYVLGTASVFLVLTLAMAFVQGGLVLGYLRRIIPYVQVISAVLLILAGAYICYYWLGSGLLL; translated from the coding sequence ATGGATATTCAGGCGTGGGCAAGCGGCGGACTGGGTCAACTGGCCGGATGGTTGCAAGTCGGTTATGCCTTTGGTGCGGGCATGGTCTCGGCCGTAAACCCGTGCGGGTTCGCCATGTTGCCTGTCTATCTGTCGCTCTATCTTGGGGCCGGGGATGAGCATTTCAAAGATCGTTCCTGGTTTTTCCGACTGAGCCGCGCTGTTGGCGTGGCCGCTGTGGTGAGCGGCGGCTACGGCCTGCTGTTCGGCCTCATCGGCATGGTCGTGTCGGCCGGGGGATCGCTGTTGCTGGGAGTGCTGCCCTGGTTTTCGGTGGTCATCGGCGCCACTTTGATCATTCTGGGCATCCTGCTGCTCTTCGGACGACACCTTTCTCTCGACAGCATGGTGCGGCTTTCCGGACGGATCGGTGATCCCCGGAACATCAGCATCCGAGGGTTCTTTCTGTTCGGCCTCGCCTTCGGGGCCACGTCGCTGGGATGTACGCTGCCGATCTTTCTCGTGGTGGTCGGTGGGGCCCTGACCAGCGGCGATTTTGTTGCCGGCATGGTGCAGTTCCTCTGGTACGTCCTCGGTACCGCCAGTGTGTTTCTCGTCCTGACCTTGGCCATGGCCTTCGTGCAGGGCGGCCTGGTGTTAGGCTACCTGCGTCGGATCATCCCCTATGTCCAGGTTATCTCCGCAGTCCTGCTGATCCTGGCCGGGGCGTATATCTGCTATTACTGGCTGGGAAGCGGGTTGCTCCTCTGA
- a CDS encoding TetR/AcrR family transcriptional regulator produces the protein MLFFRLYVCPDIVYPAPSFNRSYLAWRCAIVGTHITDMQPLREQNKSNKRRAILNAAIKLFPQKGYHQTSIEELARKAGVGKGTVYSYFQTKKDIVRAFCEDELEQTRQTLTTKNGKEMSLMEQLLLIFLAEFNHITEHPEFGRIYLQETVFPHEHYGAADLEVQGQYFAILYPLFERAQNRGELRKDLELIHIAGHFRALNLLVLSCWYNGMLSTDEIPEALGALITQAVNGLKP, from the coding sequence GTGCTGTTTTTCCGGTTATATGTCTGCCCCGATATCGTCTATCCTGCACCATCCTTCAACCGGTCCTACCTGGCCTGGCGTTGTGCCATCGTCGGGACCCACATCACTGACATGCAGCCGCTGCGAGAACAAAACAAGAGTAATAAGCGAAGAGCGATCCTCAACGCCGCCATCAAGCTTTTTCCCCAAAAGGGCTACCATCAGACCAGTATCGAAGAATTGGCGCGTAAAGCCGGGGTTGGCAAGGGAACCGTCTACAGCTATTTCCAGACCAAAAAAGACATCGTTCGGGCCTTCTGTGAAGACGAGCTTGAACAGACCCGCCAGACACTTACCACCAAGAACGGCAAGGAAATGTCTCTCATGGAACAGCTGCTCCTGATCTTTCTTGCCGAATTCAACCATATCACAGAGCATCCAGAATTCGGTCGTATCTATTTACAGGAAACGGTCTTTCCCCACGAGCATTATGGCGCTGCCGACCTGGAAGTGCAAGGTCAATACTTTGCCATACTCTATCCGCTTTTCGAGCGTGCCCAGAACCGCGGGGAGCTGCGCAAGGACCTGGAATTAATTCATATCGCCGGTCATTTTCGCGCCCTCAACCTACTCGTTCTTTCCTGCTGGTATAACGGCATGCTCTCGACCGATGAGATCCCCGAAGCCTTGGGCGCCTTGATTACCCAGGCCGTGAACGGACTGAAACCCTAA
- the ftsH gene encoding ATP-dependent zinc metalloprotease FtsH, with translation MNTFYKNLSMWLVIGLTMILLFNLFNKPQGNVSSLSYTEFVSRIENKSINRVRIDGDTISGTLQDGKPFRTVYPPNDDQLIPMLRDAGVDISVKESQKENWIMTIFVSWFPMLLLIGVWIFFMRQMQGGGKGGALSFGKTRARLMEQGTNKVTFADVAGIDEAKEELEEIIDFLRDPHKFTALGGRIPKGVLLAGPPGTGKTLLARAIAGEADVPFFSISGSDFVEMFVGVGASRVRDLFIQGKKHAPCIIFIDEIDAVGRHRGAGLGGGHDEREQTLNQLLVEMDGFESNEGVIIVAATNRPDVLDPALLRPGRFDRQVVVPIPDVGGRQKILEIYGKKTKMAANVDYEILARGTPGFSGADLENLVNEAALMAARQGAKEITLELLEKAKDKIMMGAERRSMIITEKEKEVTAYHEAGHALVAYLLPNTDPIHKVTIIPRGRALGLTMQLPMEEKYTHSKAFLKNSICILFGGRIAERIVFNEITTGAGNDLERATELARKMVCEWGMSDELGPLTYGKKEEQIFLGREIAKHRDFSEETARQIDMAVKDIIIEASDKVTGLLDSHRDVLDRMASELLEKETIVLEDIKRILAELRPEEHGTATDRQEPKTEQGQDAPVDDEEMPTEAAAIDPQNPSENRQEPGLTP, from the coding sequence TTGAATACGTTTTACAAGAACTTGAGCATGTGGCTGGTAATCGGCCTGACCATGATCCTGCTCTTCAACCTGTTCAACAAGCCGCAGGGCAACGTGTCATCGCTCTCCTATACCGAATTCGTCTCACGCATCGAGAACAAATCCATCAATCGCGTACGAATCGACGGCGACACCATTTCCGGAACCTTGCAGGACGGCAAACCCTTTCGCACCGTCTATCCGCCCAATGACGATCAGCTGATCCCGATGCTGCGCGACGCCGGAGTGGATATCAGCGTCAAGGAGTCGCAGAAGGAAAACTGGATCATGACCATCTTCGTCTCCTGGTTCCCGATGCTCCTGTTGATCGGGGTCTGGATCTTTTTCATGCGCCAGATGCAGGGGGGCGGCAAAGGCGGGGCCTTGTCCTTCGGTAAGACCCGCGCCCGGCTCATGGAACAGGGGACCAACAAGGTCACCTTCGCCGATGTGGCCGGCATAGACGAAGCCAAGGAAGAACTGGAGGAGATCATCGACTTTCTTCGGGACCCGCACAAATTCACGGCCCTGGGCGGCCGTATCCCGAAAGGGGTCCTGCTGGCCGGCCCTCCGGGCACCGGTAAGACGCTGCTGGCCCGAGCCATCGCCGGCGAGGCCGATGTGCCGTTCTTCTCCATATCCGGCTCCGATTTCGTCGAGATGTTCGTCGGTGTCGGCGCCTCCCGGGTCCGCGACCTCTTCATCCAGGGCAAGAAACATGCACCCTGCATCATCTTCATCGACGAGATCGATGCCGTCGGTCGTCATCGCGGCGCCGGTCTGGGCGGCGGCCACGATGAACGCGAACAGACCCTGAACCAGTTGCTGGTGGAGATGGACGGCTTCGAGTCCAACGAAGGGGTCATCATCGTGGCCGCCACCAACCGTCCGGACGTGCTCGATCCAGCTCTGTTGCGTCCCGGCCGTTTCGACCGGCAGGTGGTGGTGCCGATCCCCGACGTGGGAGGGCGGCAGAAGATCCTCGAGATCTACGGCAAGAAGACGAAGATGGCGGCCAACGTGGACTATGAGATCCTGGCTCGCGGTACTCCCGGCTTTTCCGGAGCCGATCTGGAAAACCTGGTCAATGAGGCGGCGTTGATGGCCGCTCGCCAGGGGGCTAAAGAGATCACCCTGGAACTGCTCGAGAAAGCCAAGGACAAGATCATGATGGGTGCCGAGCGGCGGTCCATGATCATTACCGAAAAGGAAAAGGAAGTGACCGCCTATCACGAAGCCGGTCACGCTCTGGTCGCTTACCTGCTGCCCAACACCGATCCTATTCACAAGGTCACCATCATCCCGCGCGGACGGGCGCTCGGACTGACCATGCAACTGCCGATGGAGGAGAAGTACACCCACTCCAAGGCCTTCCTGAAGAACTCCATCTGCATTCTTTTTGGCGGCCGTATCGCCGAAAGGATAGTGTTCAATGAAATAACCACCGGGGCCGGCAACGACTTGGAACGAGCCACCGAGCTGGCCCGCAAGATGGTCTGCGAGTGGGGCATGAGCGATGAACTCGGACCACTCACTTACGGCAAGAAGGAAGAGCAGATCTTCCTTGGCAGAGAGATCGCCAAACATCGTGATTTCAGTGAAGAGACAGCCAGGCAGATCGATATGGCGGTGAAAGATATCATCATTGAGGCCAGCGACAAAGTCACCGGGCTCCTGGATAGTCATCGCGATGTGCTGGATCGGATGGCCAGTGAACTGCTGGAAAAAGAGACCATCGTGCTCGAAGATATCAAACGGATTCTCGCCGAACTGCGGCCGGAGGAACACGGCACGGCCACCGACCGGCAAGAGCCAAAGACTGAGCAAGGCCAAGACGCACCGGTCGACGACGAGGAGATGCCGACCGAGGCGGCGGCCATCGACCCACAGAATCCCAGCGAGAACAGGCAGGAACCGGGTCTGACTCCATGA
- a CDS encoding efflux RND transporter periplasmic adaptor subunit, which translates to MNTPYQKPTSRRGRIVFFLWRNLPRFFLVGLALLIVILASAISGKKAAIQEEQMAAVSNERPPVNVVTMTVKPTTISNRLNLPGVIEEWIRLNLSAEIAGTVRDVLVAEGDAVQAGNVLLRIEDDDYRIAVDRAQAAYDLALADFKRDQAVHAKGIIPTAEMEAIRTRMQTAKADLDNARLLLRRCTVTAPIDGVIRRLDAKRGTFLGVGDPLGVILQIDTVKAVIGIPESDIPAVRRLEQIEVQIRALDNRRIVGTRSFLSASPDTAARLYRLELSLENGDHAILPGMFTRADIVKQQHDNALAVPMFSVISRNEQTYVFVEKEGVAEKRMVTTGISEEWLVEITSGLQAGDRVIVEGHRDVEDGRPVTVVKEVSEPGRLTL; encoded by the coding sequence ATGAACACCCCTTACCAGAAACCAACCAGCCGTCGCGGCCGCATCGTCTTCTTCCTCTGGCGTAACCTGCCCCGCTTTTTTCTGGTGGGACTGGCGCTTCTGATCGTCATCCTGGCCTCTGCCATCTCCGGCAAAAAAGCGGCCATCCAAGAGGAACAAATGGCTGCCGTCTCCAATGAACGACCGCCAGTGAACGTTGTCACCATGACGGTCAAACCGACCACCATCAGCAATCGACTGAACCTGCCCGGCGTGATCGAAGAATGGATCAGGCTGAATCTGTCCGCCGAAATCGCCGGCACGGTTCGAGACGTGCTGGTTGCCGAAGGTGATGCGGTGCAGGCCGGCAACGTCCTCCTGCGCATCGAAGACGACGACTACCGCATTGCCGTCGACCGGGCCCAGGCTGCTTACGATTTGGCCCTTGCCGACTTCAAACGGGATCAGGCGGTACATGCCAAAGGGATCATTCCCACCGCCGAGATGGAAGCGATCCGCACCCGGATGCAGACCGCCAAAGCCGACCTGGATAACGCTCGCCTGCTGCTGCGCCGCTGCACCGTCACGGCACCGATCGACGGCGTGATCCGGCGGCTCGACGCCAAACGGGGCACGTTCCTCGGGGTCGGCGATCCGCTCGGCGTCATTCTGCAGATCGATACGGTCAAGGCCGTTATCGGCATTCCGGAGTCCGACATCCCGGCAGTCCGCCGGCTCGAACAGATCGAGGTACAGATCCGGGCTTTGGACAACCGCCGAATCGTCGGCACTCGCTCCTTTCTCTCGGCCTCCCCGGATACCGCCGCCCGGCTCTACCGGCTGGAATTGTCCCTGGAAAACGGCGACCACGCCATTTTGCCGGGCATGTTTACCCGAGCCGACATCGTCAAGCAGCAACATGACAACGCGCTTGCCGTACCGATGTTCAGTGTCATCTCCCGTAACGAGCAAACCTATGTTTTCGTAGAAAAAGAAGGCGTTGCAGAAAAGCGAATGGTGACCACCGGGATCAGCGAGGAATGGCTGGTGGAAATTACCTCCGGCCTGCAGGCCGGAGATCGGGTGATCGTCGAGGGGCACCGTGACGTGGAAGACGGCCGGCCGGTCACCGTGGTCAAAGAGGTGAGCGAACCGGGGAGATTAACCCTATGA
- the folP gene encoding dihydropteroate synthase, with translation MTSPSPIEIMGIVNVTPDSFSDGGSFYDLEAAVAQVRWLIASGADSIDIGGESTRPFAEGVSLDEELRRTIELIRQVRTFSSIPISIDTRKAEVARQALAAGASIINDITALQGDPEMIEVARASGARVVIMHMQGTPETMQVDPRYDDVVEEIYSFFAQRLEELEAAGIDQERIIIDPGIGFGKRLAHNLSLIKQLNRFTRLGRPILLGHSRKRFLGELTGQAAPDRDLATAVISALSVGKGVSILRVHDVAATRQAVAIAEAVIAAT, from the coding sequence ATGACCTCGCCGTCCCCCATCGAGATCATGGGGATTGTCAATGTCACCCCCGATTCATTCTCCGACGGCGGCTCCTTTTACGATCTGGAAGCCGCCGTTGCGCAGGTTCGTTGGCTGATCGCCTCCGGCGCCGACAGTATCGACATCGGTGGCGAATCGACTCGCCCCTTTGCCGAAGGGGTGAGTCTCGATGAAGAACTGCGACGCACCATCGAACTGATCCGTCAGGTCCGAACCTTTTCCTCCATCCCGATTTCCATCGATACCCGTAAGGCCGAGGTTGCCCGCCAAGCATTGGCGGCCGGGGCCTCCATCATCAACGACATCACGGCCCTGCAGGGCGACCCGGAGATGATCGAGGTGGCGCGAGCCAGCGGGGCACGAGTGGTAATCATGCACATGCAGGGAACGCCGGAAACCATGCAGGTGGATCCCCGCTACGACGATGTGGTCGAGGAGATCTATTCCTTTTTCGCCCAACGGCTTGAAGAACTTGAAGCGGCCGGCATCGACCAGGAGCGGATCATCATCGATCCGGGTATCGGTTTTGGGAAACGATTAGCGCACAACCTGTCTCTGATCAAACAGCTGAATCGTTTCACCCGGTTGGGGCGCCCGATCCTGCTTGGTCACTCGCGCAAACGATTCCTCGGGGAATTGACCGGACAGGCGGCTCCCGACCGTGATCTGGCCACTGCCGTGATTTCCGCCCTGAGCGTGGGAAAAGGGGTGTCCATTCTAAGGGTGCATGATGTGGCCGCCACCAGGCAGGCGGTTGCCATCGCCGAAGCTGTGATTGCGGCAACCTGA